The proteins below come from a single Natranaerofaba carboxydovora genomic window:
- a CDS encoding CoA-acylating methylmalonate-semialdehyde dehydrogenase produces MSEIKKLKFCINNEWRDTTSGEYMDITNSSTGEVMAKTPKCTKDEVEEAVQAAKDAYPGWSNTPIQKRVEVMFKFKNKIEEHLDELAKLVATEHGKNLAESRGDVIKALEVVEASCSTPYLMQGDSIMNISNGFDTVMYREPLGVFAGIVPMNFPAMIPFGWMLPFCVTTGNTFVLKAASQVPQTGMRMLELLIEAGLPKGVVNIVTCSRHEAEILLKHPDIKGISYVGSSSVGKHIYSTAAAHGKRVQALGEAKNHALILKDAMLERVAAAVRNSAFGCAGQRCMALPVVCVEEDIADDFVKEIVKSAKELKIGPAYDPETDLGPVISEEHKKSVSDWIEKGLEEGAELILDGRDVKVEGHENGFYLGPTILDHVTEDMSVGRDEIFGPVLCIKRVKDFEEGLKIMNNSPFANGSSIFTQSGYYAREFSYRTHGGMVGVNVGIPVPASYFPFSGHKESFYGDLHVMGKDGIAFFTESKCVTSRWFNEEDRKNTNVGTWEGTITRE; encoded by the coding sequence ATGTCAGAGATTAAAAAATTGAAGTTTTGTATTAACAATGAATGGAGAGATACTACATCAGGAGAGTATATGGATATAACTAACAGCAGTACAGGTGAAGTAATGGCGAAAACACCTAAATGCACTAAAGATGAAGTGGAGGAGGCTGTACAGGCAGCCAAAGATGCTTACCCAGGATGGTCTAATACTCCGATTCAAAAAAGAGTAGAAGTCATGTTTAAATTCAAAAACAAAATTGAAGAACATCTAGATGAACTAGCTAAGTTAGTTGCAACAGAGCATGGTAAAAATCTAGCAGAATCTAGAGGGGACGTTATTAAGGCCTTGGAAGTTGTAGAAGCCTCTTGTTCTACTCCGTATTTAATGCAGGGAGATTCTATAATGAATATCTCTAATGGCTTTGATACGGTGATGTATCGTGAGCCTCTTGGAGTATTTGCGGGTATAGTTCCTATGAACTTCCCGGCCATGATTCCCTTTGGGTGGATGCTTCCATTCTGTGTAACTACAGGAAATACTTTTGTTTTAAAGGCAGCAAGTCAGGTGCCCCAGACTGGCATGCGTATGCTTGAGCTTTTAATTGAAGCAGGTCTACCAAAAGGAGTTGTAAATATTGTTACATGCAGCAGACACGAAGCAGAAATTTTATTAAAGCATCCAGATATCAAAGGTATCTCATATGTAGGTTCTAGCTCTGTAGGAAAGCATATTTATAGTACAGCAGCAGCCCACGGCAAAAGAGTTCAGGCTCTTGGAGAGGCAAAAAACCATGCCCTTATATTGAAAGATGCAATGTTAGAAAGAGTTGCGGCAGCTGTTAGAAATTCGGCCTTTGGGTGTGCAGGTCAGCGCTGTATGGCTCTACCGGTGGTTTGTGTTGAAGAAGATATTGCTGATGATTTTGTAAAGGAAATTGTAAAATCTGCCAAGGAACTAAAAATCGGTCCTGCTTATGATCCTGAAACAGATCTTGGACCTGTCATATCAGAAGAGCACAAAAAATCTGTCTCAGATTGGATAGAAAAGGGATTAGAAGAGGGAGCCGAGTTAATTTTAGATGGTAGAGACGTAAAAGTAGAAGGGCATGAGAATGGCTTTTATCTTGGTCCGACAATACTTGATCATGTAACAGAAGACATGAGTGTTGGAAGAGATGAGATTTTTGGGCCTGTACTTTGTATTAAGCGGGTTAAGGACTTTGAGGAAGGTCTTAAGATTATGAACAATAGTCCTTTTGCAAATGGATCTTCGATATTTACCCAAAGTGGTTACTATGCAAGGGAATTTAGCTATAGAACTCACGGTGGTATGGTAGGAGTTAATGTTGGTATACCAGTACCTGCGTCTTACTTTCCCTTCTCAGGACATAAAGAGTCTTTCTACGGTGATCTTCATGTTATGGGTAAAGACGGAATTGCATTCTTTACTGAGTCAAAGTGTGTAACATCTAGATGGTTCAACGAAGAAGATAGGAAAAACACTAACGTTGGTACTTGGGAAGGAACTATTACTAGAGAGTAA
- a CDS encoding iron-containing alcohol dehydrogenase, producing the protein MKKHEFLSPEVIVYGKDILLDSGEKIKSFGQKALLVTDQMMTKLGYTKKTTDILEANGIEYCIYDEVDDEPIDLMVEKGAKIYKDNDCEFLITLGGGSPIDAAKAIGILATNQGKISDFMGQNKVQNAIPPLIAIPTTAGTGSEATKFTIITDTENDVKMLIGSPLLLPDMAIVDCCLTLSVPPDLTAATGIDALTHAIEAYTSIKSQPLSDQFALSAIRRISNNLKTACFDGNDKYARNEMMLASLEAGIAFSNSSVTLVHGMSRPIGAVFHIPHGISNAVLLPTCMEYAVEGAPERFAQVAKAMGIEGDYEELELAKEGAKKVKKLCEDIKVPNVTELGIDEDEFLKYTDKMAEDALASGSPGNTYRAPSKEDIIKIYEEIINN; encoded by the coding sequence ATGAAAAAGCATGAGTTCTTATCTCCTGAGGTCATAGTCTACGGTAAAGATATTTTATTAGACTCAGGGGAGAAAATAAAGTCTTTTGGTCAAAAAGCTCTACTGGTTACAGACCAAATGATGACCAAACTTGGATATACCAAAAAAACAACAGACATATTAGAAGCTAATGGAATTGAGTACTGTATATATGATGAAGTTGATGATGAACCAATTGATCTAATGGTAGAAAAAGGTGCTAAGATTTATAAAGACAATGATTGTGAATTCTTGATCACCCTTGGTGGGGGAAGCCCTATAGATGCTGCAAAAGCAATCGGAATTTTGGCAACAAATCAGGGGAAGATATCCGATTTCATGGGACAAAATAAAGTGCAAAATGCTATTCCACCTCTTATAGCTATACCAACTACTGCAGGAACTGGATCTGAAGCTACTAAATTTACCATAATCACAGATACAGAAAATGATGTCAAAATGTTAATTGGAAGCCCGCTACTTCTACCTGATATGGCTATTGTAGATTGCTGTTTGACTTTATCTGTACCACCTGATCTTACAGCTGCTACTGGTATAGATGCCCTAACCCATGCAATTGAGGCTTATACATCTATTAAAAGCCAGCCATTGTCTGATCAATTTGCATTATCAGCTATTAGAAGAATATCTAATAATTTAAAAACAGCTTGTTTTGATGGAAATGATAAATATGCCAGAAATGAAATGATGCTTGCTTCCCTGGAGGCAGGGATAGCATTTAGTAATTCTTCTGTAACTTTGGTACATGGGATGAGTAGACCTATAGGAGCTGTTTTTCATATACCTCATGGCATATCAAATGCTGTACTTTTACCTACTTGTATGGAGTATGCTGTTGAAGGAGCACCAGAAAGGTTTGCACAAGTTGCAAAAGCTATGGGAATAGAGGGAGACTATGAAGAACTAGAACTTGCCAAAGAAGGTGCCAAAAAAGTTAAAAAACTCTGCGAAGACATAAAGGTCCCTAATGTTACAGAACTAGGTATAGATGAAGATGAATTTTTGAAATATACCGATAAGATGGCAGAAGATGCTCTAGCAAGTGGAAGCCCCGGAAATACCTATAGAGCTCCTTCAAAAGAAGATATAATAAAAATTTATGAAGAAATTATTAACAACTAG
- a CDS encoding iron-containing alcohol dehydrogenase, giving the protein MYDFLMPPVNLLGPGTAKEAGKRCKLLGAKKALVVTDDGMVKSGILDEVKGYIEKEGVETVVFKDVEPNPKDKDVEAGLKVYQDENCDTIVTLGGGSAHDCGKGIGIVATHPKKITEYAGIETLENALPPIVSINTTAGTASEVTRHCVITNTDTDVKFVVVSWRNLPSVSINDPELMTSKPPALTAATGMDALTHALETYVSLGANPVTDAQAIQSMKLVSDWLRTAVYEGNNIEARENMAYASLLAGMAFNNGGLGYVHAMAHQLGGLLDMPHGVANAVLLPHVERFNLSAKPERFADIAQIFGEDITGLSTRAAAEKAIEAIEQLSKDIGIPSGLAELNVDKKHFDKMAEAALQDGNAFTNPIQGTKEDVVKIFENAM; this is encoded by the coding sequence ATGTATGATTTTTTGATGCCACCAGTAAATTTGCTAGGACCAGGAACAGCAAAGGAAGCAGGTAAAAGGTGTAAACTTCTAGGTGCCAAAAAGGCACTGGTAGTAACTGATGACGGTATGGTGAAATCGGGGATTTTGGATGAGGTTAAAGGTTATATCGAAAAAGAAGGTGTAGAAACAGTAGTGTTTAAAGATGTTGAGCCGAACCCAAAGGATAAGGATGTAGAAGCCGGACTAAAAGTTTATCAAGACGAAAACTGTGATACTATTGTTACCTTAGGTGGAGGAAGTGCACATGACTGTGGTAAGGGTATTGGAATAGTAGCCACTCATCCGAAGAAAATAACTGAGTATGCAGGAATAGAAACCCTGGAAAACGCTTTGCCTCCAATTGTCTCCATTAACACCACAGCAGGTACGGCAAGTGAAGTAACAAGACACTGTGTTATTACTAATACGGATACGGATGTGAAATTTGTAGTAGTTAGCTGGAGAAATCTACCTAGTGTATCTATAAATGATCCAGAACTTATGACTAGTAAGCCTCCGGCGCTAACCGCTGCTACTGGAATGGACGCCTTGACCCATGCACTGGAAACTTATGTTTCTTTGGGAGCTAATCCTGTGACTGATGCACAAGCTATACAATCCATGAAACTAGTTTCAGATTGGTTAAGAACTGCAGTTTATGAAGGTAATAACATTGAAGCAAGAGAAAATATGGCTTACGCTTCCCTTCTTGCTGGCATGGCTTTTAATAATGGAGGACTTGGGTATGTGCATGCTATGGCTCACCAGTTAGGTGGTCTATTAGACATGCCTCATGGAGTAGCTAATGCTGTACTCCTTCCTCATGTAGAAAGGTTTAACTTAAGTGCTAAGCCGGAGCGTTTTGCAGATATAGCCCAAATCTTTGGTGAAGATATCACTGGTCTATCAACTAGAGCTGCAGCAGAGAAGGCAATAGAAGCTATTGAACAACTATCAAAAGACATTGGAATTCCTAGTGGCCTGGCGGAGTTGAATGTTGATAAAAAACATTTTGACAAAATGGCTGAAGCTGCACTGCAGGATGGTAATGCTTTTACCAATCCAATACAGGGTACAAAAGAAGATGTTGTAAAAATATTTGAAAATGCAATGTAA
- a CDS encoding aldehyde ferredoxin oxidoreductase family protein — MVKILRVNLTDKSIKDEALGQKYEKMGGRGLTSNIIADEVDPTCHPLGPNNKLVFAPGIVTGTKAPSSGRLSVGGKSPLTGGIKESNAGTPFSQALARSGYKALIIEGQAGDDSLCYLEITKDGVELKDASEYKSKSTTETVNMLREKYTNHDISLVGSAGEEKMASAGICFNDPEYRASRYSGRGGLGAVMGSKGLKAIVLERQIGKVEIKDEDRFKVGQKKLVEALRNHDVTKPGGTLNSYGTASLINVLNQAGGLPVRNFSEGTFEGAEKVSGEAIAEEIKKRGGKGMTGHSCHPGCIIQCSNVWPKEDGSEHTSCIEYESDWSLGPNLGIDNLDDIAEMIDICNKVGIDTIEAGVTLGVAMEAGLAEFGDSKAAINLLKEIEQNTPVGRILGNGAHFTGQAYGVTRIPTVKKQGMPAYEPRAVKGIGITYSTTTMGADHTAGYTVAPEILSVGGEVDPLSPEDKAELSRAFQATTAFVDSSGYCTFITFATSDDESGLEGMIDTVNGVLNTDYTPEEAVKEGEKILRVEKEFNEKAGLNKYDDRPPEFMRYEKLPPHNHTFDVTDEELDKVWDF; from the coding sequence TTGGTAAAAATTTTAAGAGTTAATTTGACAGACAAAAGCATTAAGGATGAAGCGTTGGGACAAAAATATGAAAAAATGGGGGGAAGAGGTTTAACTTCTAACATAATAGCAGATGAAGTTGACCCTACATGTCATCCCCTTGGGCCAAATAACAAGCTTGTGTTTGCACCGGGTATTGTCACAGGTACTAAAGCTCCGTCATCAGGAAGATTATCAGTAGGTGGGAAGTCTCCTTTGACTGGAGGGATTAAAGAATCAAATGCTGGAACGCCGTTTTCTCAAGCACTAGCCCGTTCTGGTTACAAAGCATTGATAATTGAAGGGCAAGCAGGTGACGATTCGTTATGCTATCTTGAAATAACTAAAGATGGAGTAGAACTGAAGGATGCAAGTGAATACAAGAGCAAATCAACTACAGAAACTGTAAATATGCTTCGAGAAAAGTACACCAACCATGATATCTCTTTAGTTGGATCAGCCGGAGAAGAAAAGATGGCATCTGCTGGTATCTGTTTCAATGACCCGGAGTACAGGGCAAGTCGTTATTCGGGTCGTGGAGGACTTGGTGCAGTAATGGGTTCTAAAGGATTAAAGGCCATTGTATTAGAGAGGCAGATAGGAAAGGTCGAAATAAAAGACGAAGATAGATTTAAAGTTGGGCAGAAAAAGCTTGTAGAAGCTTTGAGAAATCATGATGTTACAAAACCCGGTGGCACACTAAATAGTTATGGTACTGCTTCACTTATCAATGTTCTTAATCAGGCAGGAGGCTTACCGGTAAGAAACTTCAGTGAAGGAACCTTTGAAGGAGCGGAGAAGGTATCTGGTGAGGCAATAGCTGAAGAGATCAAAAAAAGAGGCGGAAAAGGTATGACAGGTCATTCCTGCCACCCTGGCTGTATAATTCAGTGCTCAAATGTTTGGCCTAAAGAGGATGGCAGTGAACACACCTCTTGTATAGAATACGAATCAGACTGGTCTCTTGGACCAAACCTTGGAATAGACAATCTTGATGATATTGCCGAAATGATTGATATTTGTAATAAAGTTGGAATAGATACAATAGAAGCAGGAGTTACCCTAGGGGTTGCTATGGAAGCAGGCCTTGCAGAGTTTGGTGACTCCAAAGCAGCTATCAACCTGCTAAAAGAAATTGAGCAAAACACCCCTGTAGGAAGAATACTTGGAAATGGAGCTCACTTTACCGGACAGGCTTACGGAGTGACTAGAATTCCTACAGTTAAAAAACAGGGTATGCCAGCTTATGAGCCTAGAGCTGTTAAAGGTATCGGCATAACTTATAGCACTACTACAATGGGAGCAGACCATACGGCAGGATATACTGTTGCCCCTGAGATCTTGAGTGTTGGCGGCGAAGTAGATCCATTATCACCTGAGGATAAAGCAGAGTTATCGAGAGCTTTTCAGGCAACGACAGCATTTGTTGACAGCTCAGGGTATTGTACTTTTATTACTTTTGCTACTTCAGACGATGAGTCTGGGTTAGAAGGAATGATTGATACTGTAAACGGAGTATTGAACACAGATTATACTCCAGAAGAAGCTGTTAAAGAAGGAGAAAAAATATTAAGAGTTGAGAAGGAATTTAATGAAAAAGCAGGGTTAAATAAGTATGATGATCGCCCTCCCGAGTTTATGCGCTATGAAAAACTTCCTCCTCACAATCACACTTTTGATGTAACAGACGAAGAACTTGACAAAGTTTGGGACTTCTAA
- a CDS encoding MoaD/ThiS family protein: MISVEVKLFGNFRSYHPEGEDKSKSFICNLPKDNNTVDNLISTLNIPREEVKIVFVNNVKVKLEDKLQDGDEVGIFPPIAGG, translated from the coding sequence ATGATTTCTGTTGAGGTTAAACTTTTTGGGAACTTTCGTAGCTATCATCCAGAAGGTGAAGATAAGTCAAAAAGCTTTATATGTAACCTACCAAAAGATAATAACACAGTAGATAATTTAATCTCTACTTTAAATATACCAAGAGAAGAAGTTAAAATTGTTTTTGTTAATAATGTTAAAGTTAAACTTGAAGATAAATTACAGGACGGAGATGAAGTGGGGATTTTTCCTCCTATTGCCGGGGGGTAG
- a CDS encoding tungsten cofactor oxidoreductase radical SAM maturase produces MLPKPESYKLDEGQFFEKTEEGWFLHSPSLNIKKVYIEPTNRCNIECITCVRNSWPGILGDMDMKLFGNILSQLEQLPSVNEVILGGFGEPLLHPNILEMIEGLKNLGLKVKITTNAMLIEEDLAKDLVSLRVDDLMVSSDAISEEKFSEIRKRGDLKNIKNNIKRLNEIKKQEKTILPRIGIEFVMMKKNQNEIKELPSFAKELDAFSVLVTNLLPHTEDMAKEILYDSPLAPQEKPAQAPMIWPSPLKSFGTMGTVDFPRMKWGAYRRCRFVERKATVIGWDGRVAPCYSLLHSNRYLIFGREKNVTAHSFGNLNEDNLKNLWCSEEYTKFRNRVRLFMFPSCVDCNLGETCDYPKDNEDCWGNSPSCADCLWAQDIIRCP; encoded by the coding sequence ATGCTTCCTAAACCTGAGTCATATAAGTTAGATGAAGGACAATTTTTCGAAAAGACAGAAGAGGGCTGGTTTTTGCACAGCCCTTCTCTTAACATAAAAAAAGTTTATATTGAGCCAACAAATAGATGTAATATTGAATGTATAACATGCGTAAGAAACAGCTGGCCCGGTATACTTGGTGATATGGATATGAAACTTTTTGGTAATATACTATCACAGTTGGAACAATTACCCTCAGTGAATGAAGTTATTTTGGGAGGTTTTGGAGAGCCTTTACTTCACCCTAATATATTAGAGATGATAGAAGGTCTTAAAAATCTTGGTCTAAAAGTAAAAATTACTACCAACGCAATGCTTATTGAAGAAGATCTGGCAAAAGATTTGGTGTCTTTGAGGGTGGATGATTTGATGGTATCAAGCGATGCAATAAGTGAAGAAAAATTTTCAGAGATAAGAAAAAGAGGTGATCTAAAGAATATAAAAAATAATATTAAAAGATTAAATGAGATAAAAAAGCAGGAAAAAACGATCTTACCTCGTATTGGAATTGAATTTGTGATGATGAAGAAAAATCAAAATGAAATCAAAGAACTACCTTCATTTGCTAAGGAGCTAGATGCTTTTTCTGTGCTTGTGACAAATCTGCTTCCTCATACTGAAGATATGGCAAAGGAAATCTTATATGATAGTCCTTTAGCTCCACAGGAAAAACCAGCCCAGGCTCCTATGATATGGCCAAGTCCCTTGAAAAGTTTTGGTACTATGGGCACTGTTGACTTTCCTAGGATGAAATGGGGAGCGTATCGGCGCTGTAGATTTGTGGAGAGAAAAGCTACTGTAATTGGGTGGGATGGTAGAGTAGCGCCCTGTTACTCCCTTCTTCATAGTAATAGGTATTTAATTTTTGGAAGAGAAAAGAATGTAACAGCTCATTCTTTTGGAAATCTGAATGAAGATAATTTAAAAAATTTGTGGTGCTCAGAAGAATATACAAAATTTCGTAACAGAGTAAGATTATTTATGTTTCCTTCATGTGTAGATTGTAACCTTGGCGAAACTTGCGACTATCCAAAAGATAATGAAGACTGTTGGGGTAACTCTCCTTCCTGTGCTGACTGTCTCTGGGCTCAGGATATTATAAGATGTCCTTAG
- a CDS encoding acyl-CoA dehydrogenase: MLLFNPREFKGDNLDETSKEIMKKTIDFFENKGKKRLKEDDRNRVWYDDLLEVIKENEAFYTFLTPPEYGEGECRFDIWRNCHYNEILSFYGLHYWYTWQVSILGLGPIWMSDNDQAKKKAAELLKEGHVFAFGLSEREHGADIYSTSMSLTPNSDGTYLANGEKYYIGNGNVAEMVSTFGKMSDTGDYVFFTANYKDHRYELKDSVVNAQSYVADFALKDYEVKEEDILSKGQKAWDDALNTVNVGKYNLGWASIGICTHALYEAINHAANRNLYGIYVTDFPHVKQMMTDAYVRLVAMKLFALRTADYMRSASSDDRRYLLYNPTVKMKVTTQGEEVIDLLWDVIAAKGFEKDTYFEMAARDIRALPKLEGTVHVNLALIIKFMRNYFFNPKEYPEVSTQMQKENDDFMFDQGPAKGLGKVQFHDYKKVYDKWDLPNVNEFKEQISIYKEFLANASPDEKQQKDTDFLLELGELFTLVVYGQLILENAEIYKIENELVDQIFDFMVRDFSKFALNLYNKPSTSDKQMDYLMKIIRKPIFDKNRFNRIWKDYVLSLNGAYEMNP, encoded by the coding sequence TTGTTATTATTTAATCCTCGTGAGTTCAAGGGTGATAATCTTGATGAAACATCCAAGGAAATTATGAAAAAGACGATTGATTTCTTTGAAAACAAGGGGAAGAAAAGGTTAAAAGAAGATGACAGAAATAGGGTTTGGTATGATGATTTGTTGGAAGTCATAAAGGAAAATGAAGCCTTTTATACTTTTTTGACTCCACCGGAGTATGGAGAAGGGGAATGTCGCTTTGATATCTGGAGGAATTGTCACTACAACGAAATTTTATCATTTTATGGACTTCATTATTGGTATACCTGGCAGGTTAGTATACTAGGGCTTGGTCCCATCTGGATGAGTGATAATGACCAGGCCAAGAAAAAAGCAGCCGAACTGTTAAAAGAAGGGCATGTTTTTGCTTTTGGATTATCAGAAAGAGAGCACGGAGCAGACATATATTCTACCTCGATGAGTCTTACGCCTAATTCTGATGGAACCTATCTTGCCAATGGAGAAAAGTATTATATTGGTAACGGCAATGTAGCCGAGATGGTTTCAACTTTTGGTAAGATGTCTGACACCGGAGATTACGTGTTTTTTACAGCAAATTATAAAGATCATAGATATGAGCTAAAAGACAGTGTCGTTAATGCACAGTCATATGTAGCTGATTTTGCCCTAAAAGATTATGAGGTCAAAGAAGAAGATATCCTATCAAAAGGCCAAAAAGCCTGGGATGATGCTCTAAATACAGTAAATGTAGGTAAATATAATCTTGGTTGGGCATCAATTGGGATATGTACTCATGCTCTGTATGAAGCTATTAATCATGCAGCTAATCGAAATTTATATGGAATATATGTAACTGACTTTCCCCACGTTAAACAGATGATGACTGATGCTTATGTGAGACTTGTTGCTATGAAGCTATTTGCACTAAGAACAGCTGACTATATGCGCAGTGCCTCTAGTGATGATAGAAGATACTTGCTATATAACCCTACCGTTAAGATGAAAGTTACAACCCAGGGTGAAGAAGTTATTGATCTGTTATGGGATGTTATTGCAGCCAAAGGCTTTGAAAAAGATACCTACTTTGAGATGGCGGCAAGAGATATAAGGGCGCTGCCTAAGCTAGAAGGTACTGTCCATGTCAACCTTGCTTTGATAATAAAATTCATGAGAAACTATTTCTTTAACCCAAAAGAATATCCAGAAGTTTCAACTCAAATGCAAAAAGAAAATGATGACTTTATGTTTGATCAGGGGCCAGCAAAAGGCCTTGGAAAGGTTCAGTTCCACGACTATAAAAAAGTATATGATAAATGGGACCTGCCAAACGTTAATGAGTTCAAAGAACAAATCTCTATCTATAAAGAGTTTTTGGCTAATGCATCTCCAGACGAAAAACAGCAAAAAGATACTGACTTTTTACTTGAACTAGGAGAGCTCTTTACCCTTGTAGTATACGGCCAGCTTATTTTAGAGAATGCCGAGATTTATAAGATTGAAAATGAACTAGTTGATCAAATTTTTGATTTTATGGTTAGGGATTTTTCTAAATTTGCCCTTAACCTTTATAACAAGCCTTCAACTAGTGACAAACAGATGGATTATTTGATGAAGATAATTAGAAAGCCTATTTTTGATAAAAATAGATTTAATAGAATATGGAAAGATTACGTGTTATCTTTAAATGGTGCTTATGAGATGAATCCTTAA
- a CDS encoding LiaF transmembrane domain-containing protein codes for MAIFQTKNLVGLLIIAAGIVLLLGNLEVIEYTIGDMISFWPVILVYFGLKHLYKRETLIQILIGAVMTIVGAILITNNTGFIDVDLTMFWRMFWPTVIIIFGLTFFSGKNSTGSSHFAVLGGIDHTKNPWELNSGSYLAFMGGVDLDMRLADIKEDKTVLDFTAIMGGIDVRLPDNVDVECRGTCILGGAELLDQDTGGIFGTTSALKKADPSTLRPGETPKKIIIQARTFMGGVEVKIKK; via the coding sequence ATGGCAATTTTCCAAACCAAAAACCTTGTTGGGCTGTTAATCATAGCTGCAGGCATAGTACTACTTCTTGGTAATTTAGAAGTAATAGAATATACAATAGGTGATATGATTTCTTTTTGGCCTGTTATATTAGTTTATTTTGGTTTAAAACATCTTTATAAAAGAGAGACTTTAATTCAAATTCTTATCGGAGCCGTAATGACCATAGTAGGAGCAATTCTCATAACAAATAACACTGGTTTTATAGATGTAGATCTAACAATGTTTTGGAGAATGTTTTGGCCTACGGTTATTATAATTTTTGGCTTAACTTTTTTCAGCGGCAAAAACTCCACTGGTAGTTCTCATTTTGCAGTCCTTGGAGGAATTGATCACACCAAAAACCCATGGGAACTTAACTCTGGATCATATTTGGCTTTCATGGGCGGAGTGGATCTTGATATGAGGTTAGCCGATATTAAAGAAGACAAAACAGTGCTTGACTTCACTGCAATAATGGGAGGCATTGATGTCAGACTGCCTGACAATGTGGATGTAGAATGTAGAGGAACATGCATACTTGGAGGGGCAGAACTGTTAGACCAGGATACTGGAGGTATTTTTGGCACCACCAGCGCTTTAAAGAAGGCCGACCCTTCTACTCTTAGGCCCGGAGAAACCCCCAAAAAAATTATAATTCAGGCTAGAACTTTTATGGGTGGAGTCGAGGTTAAAATTAAAAAATAA
- a CDS encoding energy-coupling factor ABC transporter permease → MHLPDGMLSGGLSVAGYLGTVGVHLFTYIVYVLKGCKKFMNIDIIPKVSLVSAALLVAALIYVPVGPTTVHFSFVGVAGILLGPYSVISFTVVLFFQVILFYHGGFTSLGVNIFNFSVAALAGYYIFAFMRTKLPLANKIPLLNRFKLHYKILCFAFLAGLLSKLILVVLGSLALLTIGFPLAVPGSVIAFHLPIMLAEGVLTAVLVFGLLKLKRGIIYNESSFYDFV, encoded by the coding sequence ATGCATTTGCCGGATGGTATGTTATCAGGTGGTTTGTCTGTTGCAGGATATTTAGGGACTGTGGGGGTTCATTTATTTACTTATATTGTATACGTCTTAAAAGGTTGCAAAAAATTTATGAATATAGATATTATACCAAAAGTTAGTCTTGTTAGTGCAGCTTTGCTTGTAGCAGCATTAATATATGTACCTGTTGGCCCTACTACTGTGCATTTTTCTTTTGTGGGAGTTGCCGGCATATTACTTGGGCCTTATTCTGTAATTTCTTTTACAGTGGTGTTATTTTTTCAGGTGATTTTATTTTATCACGGGGGCTTTACCAGCTTAGGAGTGAACATTTTTAATTTTAGTGTTGCTGCTTTGGCAGGATATTATATTTTTGCTTTTATGCGTACTAAACTGCCGCTTGCTAACAAAATTCCTTTATTAAATAGGTTTAAATTGCATTACAAAATACTTTGTTTTGCTTTCTTGGCAGGTTTATTATCAAAGCTTATTTTGGTAGTTCTAGGATCTTTGGCTCTTTTGACGATTGGTTTTCCACTAGCTGTACCAGGATCAGTGATTGCCTTTCACCTGCCAATAATGTTGGCAGAAGGTGTTTTGACGGCTGTGCTTGTTTTTGGGCTTTTAAAACTAAAGAGGGGGATAATTTATAATGAAAGCAGCTTTTACGATTTTGTTTGA